Proteins found in one Crassostrea angulata isolate pt1a10 chromosome 3, ASM2561291v2, whole genome shotgun sequence genomic segment:
- the LOC128176736 gene encoding uncharacterized protein LOC128176736: MSSLSLHNAVSKKKKVVNVILLNGEACQVTVDVKSKFLDVFNQITSYLNLRETEYFGLAQKKDEEYLFVALDEKIHKQAPKSWKTGNGEGLDERGQPILTVYFRVHFYVDQFVLLREKVTRHLYYLQLKENLLHYNHVCSEGKCFQMVSYALQADLGNYSSEKHAEGYFDPREYFPAWMVKRRGENYIVNNIPVIHKDLQNVTKSEAELRFIREASMSPAAHNLHFYRLRKRKTDKSCNAWLGVCAKGIEIYEEMSDSFKNLISTFLWPDIGKLHFEKKKFEIQSGPGGRKFSYYTESDCKSKYLLSLCRTTHMFQMAIQPKLMEIRHLDAEDKRRYRESYIYSDTQDLVTNGGTFRGNLSPSTKGATTRFSVVSDASSNTTSGIASDKMTISFEENDEPTKEIMIDCPPQVSNFRMSPRQGRLTADGVISTLPSYIPSRGKKTSPKLDYKSASVRRGMKHIDRSPSLGRPTIPKPSTSPVTRHIDRISPTATPVISAHRSDISAHSGHSAHSTHSAQSSGTMFNSSEHVNKSPSGSSFGSLQGGRLSLPCPPQPVPPAYTSARTVPVYVAHSTTSSFSHSDAISFSQPVSRSTSRAESFNKNFGRYHLQENESLIPPVSSQLQTPFTGTLAPDFGSGTPLLDALAGNLVLQNYQNYPPVTHGEMTEVPYPKPEITEAYIPNTEMTLPEMTKEYLAPPPMFADSSHNESTDSALSGSGSMDPKLSMTSDSGSMDHTESEVEESNQDGELASENPPTQISVNNQEEILHPELEEIRGQPSAFSSFSMITKLCTDKSLMQNPYPKVSVPVIGAYDMSSIRSTDSRISHLSHDMDARRLSSCYPESSQPMTTVTPTRPFSWHSENFELDAQLTLLNGNVAMIPGYLDNYTSMPQNLGGILVAPPSSLANTFALDFARQQMIGGRYSPQSIASHLMIPPKLSSGGHSTTDRNISQKAFKETFGIA; this comes from the exons ATGTCCTCACTGTCATTGCACAATGCTGTCAGCAAGAAGAAAAAAGTTGTCAACGTCATCTTGTTAAATGGAGAGGCCTGTCAAGTCACTGTGGAT GTCAAGTCCAAATTCCTTGATGTGTTCAATCAGATTACCTCTTACCTAAATCTTAGAGAAACTGAGTACTTTGGGTTGGCACAGAAGAAAG ATGAGGAATACTTATTTGTTGCTCTGGATGAAAAAATTCACAAACAAGCACCAAAGTCTTGGAAAACAGGAAATGGAGAG GGCCTGGATGAACGAGGTCAGCCTATCTTGACTGTGTATTTTCGTGTTCACTTTTATGTAGACCAGTTTGTTTTACTGAG ggaaaAGGTCACCAGGCATCTGTATTATCttcaattaaaagaaaatctaCTGCATTACAATCATGTCTGTTCAGAAGGAAAATGTTTCCAAATGGTGTCTTATGCACTTCAAGCAGACTTGGGCAATTACAGCTCAGAAAAGCATGCAGAAGGCTACTTTGATCCAAGAGAGTATTTTCCTGCATGG ATGGTGAAGAGAAGGGGAGAGAACTACATTGTGAACAATATACCAGTCATTCACAAGGATTTACAGAATGTGACAAAATCTGAGGCTGAACTTCGTTTTATTCGTGAGGCTTCCATGTCGCCTGCAGCACACAATCTTCATTTTTATCGTCTTCGGAAGCGGAAAACTGACAAAAGTTGCAATGCATGGTTAGGTGTTTGTGCCAAAGGAATTGAAATATATGAG GAAATGAGTGATTCATTCAAAAAccttatttcaacatttttgtgGCCTGATATTGGAAAACTGCACTTTGAG AAAAAGAAGTTTGAGATTCAGTCTGGACCAGGTGGAAGAAAGTTTTCATACTACACAGAGTCGGACTGCAAGTCTAAGTACTTGCTTTCCTTGTGTAGAACCACTCATATGTTCCAGATGGCCATCCAACCCAAGCTCATGGAAATCAGGCATTTGGATGCTGAAG ATAAGAGGAGATACAGGGAATCTTACATTTACTCGGATACCCAAGATTTAGTCACCAATGGAGGGACGTTTCGAGGGAACCTCTCCCCCTCTACAAAAGGTGCCACCACACGATTCTCTGTGGTCAGTGACGCGAGCTCTAACACCACATCAGGCATCGCCAGTGACAAGATGACCATCAGCTTTGAAGAAAATGATG AACCCACCAAAGAAATAATGATCGACTGTCCACCTCAAGTTTCAAATTTCAGAATGTCACCTCGTCAAGGGAGATTGACAGCAGATGGAGTTATCTCCACTTTGCCAA GTTACATCCCATCAAGGGGTAAAAAGACAAGTCCTAAATTGGACTACAAATCAGCCTCTGTGAGGAGAGGAATGAAACACATAGACCGATCCCCCTCTCTGGGCCGCCCCACCATCCCCAAGCCTAGCACATCCCCCGTCACCCGACACATCGATAGAATATCACCCACCGCCACACCAGTTATTAGTGCACATAGGTCAGACATTAGCGCACATAGTGGACATAGTGCACACAGCACGCACAGTGCTCAAAGCTCAGGCACCATGTTTAACAGTTCTGAGCATGTGAACAAATCGCCTAGTGGGAGTAGTTTTGGTTCCTTACAAGGGGGACGACTCAGTCTGCCCTGCCCACCCCAGCCTGTGCCTCCAGCATATACCAGTGCTAGGACAGTGCCCGTCTATGTAGCACACAGCACCACCTCCAGTTTCAGCCATTCAGATGCAATATCATTTTCACAGCCAGTCAGTAGAAGCACAAGTCGTGCTGAAAGCTTTAACAAGAACTTTGGACGATACCACCTCCAGGAGAATGAATCCTTGATTCCTCCGGTGTCCAGTCAGTTACAAACACCATTCACTGGCACTTTGGCTCCAGATTTTGGGAGTGGCACACCTCTGTTAGACGCCTTGGCCGGTAATCTTGTCCTACAAAACTATCAAAACTACCCTCCTGTTACACACGGAGAAATGACCGAAGTTCCTTACCCTAAACCAGAAATTACTGAAGCTTACATTCCTAACACTGAAATGACGCTGCCAGAGATGACTAAGGAGTACCTGGCCCCACCCCCCATGTTTGCAGACAGTAGTCACAATGAGTCCACAGACTCAGCCTTGTCTGGGTCTGGTAGTATGGACCCCAAATTGTCAATGACTTCAGATAGTGGATCTATGGACCACACAGAGTCAGAAGTAGAAGAG tCAAATCAGGATGGGGAGCTAGCAAGTGAAAATCCACCAACTCAAATTTCTGTCAATAATCAAGAAGAAATCCTCCACCCCGAGCTGGAGGAGATTCGTGGTCAGCCCAGTGCATTTTCTTCCTTCTCCATGATAACTAAGCTGTGTACGGACAAATCCTTAATGCAAAACCCATATCCCAAAGTATCAGTACCTGTCATTGGTGCCTATGACATGAGTTCCATAAGGTCAACAGACTCACGAATTTCACATTTGTCACATGATATGGATGCTCGTCGTTTGTCGTCGTGTTACCCAGAATCCTCTCAACCAATGACAACGGTAACTCCTACCCGACCATTCAGCTGGCACAGTGAAAACTTTGAACTCGATGCCCAGTTGACCTTGCTAAATGGTAATGTTGCTATGATACCAGGTTACCTTGACAATTACACTAGCATGCCACAGAACCTGGGAGGAATCCTAGTTGCGCCCCCTTCTTCGTTAGCTAATACGTTTGCGCTAGACTTTGCGAGACAGCAGATGATAGGGGGCAGGTATTCCCCGCAGTCGATAGCAAGTCATTTAATGATACCTCCCAAGTTATCCAGTGGGGGACACAGTACTACTGATAGAAATATTAGTCAAAAAGCTTTCAAAGAAACTTTTGGAATTGCATAA
- the LOC128176577 gene encoding uncharacterized protein DDB_G0271670-like translates to MASSLLVLCFCQGLFSVITLGAPLETKINGKPADVEETDLLHLKPSMGRFLGNPENLESYENSVTIPKSPVGEFIRNDEEMEVEDEESLNDLLKTVLITLRDHPDIIMDILQEEDRKNKDFQRPSAQLNSEPMRIEKKGGNMYKAMGYPSEESNSSQESQEDSESRDGSYYKNKYDKSSKSSEESDESKGVDLAQYYKQKYANSKEDDKSRSSSSSSSSSSSSEESKQSELPLDKRVPEQPEETIDITSLPDEGDIDLTKIISEGGLEDLPEYKEKLKFQKPSNLLTSDGTIFLGKIPKSGKPNGKSAKPKPSALKPVITEADMSESKMEDNRESGSEHKTGANEKTEKSASQQTPQDGS, encoded by the exons ATGGCTTCTTCCCTCCTTGTTTTATGTTTCTGCCAAGGGTTATTCTCCG TAATTACACTCGGAGCCCCTTTGGAGACCAAAATCAATGGAAAG CCTGCAGATGTTGAAGAAACAGACCTTTTGCACCTGAAGCCATCAATGGGCCGGTTCCTGGGAAATCCTGAAAATTTAGAAAGTTACGAAAATTCGGTCACGATACCAAAGTCGCCTGTTGGTGAATTCATTCGTAATGACGAGGAAATGGAGGTAGAGGATGAAGAAAGTCTGAATGATTTATTGAAAACCGTTTTGATTACACTCAGAGATCACCCTGATATCATCATGGATATTCTTCAAG AGGAAGATAGGAAAAATAAAGATTTCCAACGACCATCGGCGCAACTTAATTCG GAGCCAATGCGTATTGAAAAGAAAGGAGGCAATATGTACAAAGCGATGGGATATCCAAGTG AAGAATCAAATTCATCTCAAGAAAGTCAAGAAGACTCGGAATCACGTGATGGGAGctactataaaaataaatatgacaaatcGTCAAAGTCTTCCGAAGAATCAGACGAGAGCAAAGGCGTAGATTTAGCTCAATATTATAAACAGAAGTATGCAAATTCTAAAGAAGATGATAAATCAAGAAGTtcgtcgtcgtcatcatcatcatcatcatcatcagaggAAAGCAAGCAATCTGAGCTACCATTGGACAAACGAGTACCAGAACAACCGGAAGAAACCATCGACATCACGTCACTTCCGGATGAAGGTGACATAGATTTGACGAAAATCATTTCAGAAGGGGGATTAGAAGATCTTCCTGAATATAAGGAgaaattgaaatttcaaaaaccaAGCAACCTTCTAACCTCAGAT GGGACTATCTTTCTTGGAAAAATTCCTAAATCCGGTAAACCTAATGGAAAAAGCGCTAAACCCAAACCTAGTGCTTTAAAACCTGTCATTACCGAGGCAGACATGTCGGAAAGTAAAATGGAGGATAACAGAGAATCCGGCAGTGAGCATAAAACCGGAGCTAATGAGAAAACCGAGAAATCCGCCAGTCAACAAACTCCACAAGACGGGTCTTAA